In Agromyces sp. G08B096, a genomic segment contains:
- the manA gene encoding mannose-6-phosphate isomerase, class I, translating into MFVAIRNTPRDYAWGSTNDIAAFLGTAPSGGPEAELWLGAHPGSPARIVDPAQTGGAADLAEWIAADPERALGPGLGASGRLPFLLKLLAAGGPLSLQAHPTPEQARAGFAREEADGVAIDAYDRNYKDAFHKPELIVAVSETFDALSGFRPLAEVRAVLAALRQADAADEQPDPGALDLLESHLAGEDGLERTVEWLLQDGRGGDTGQASWVVERVVRLAPAASAAAPGLARSFETVGELAEAYPGDPGIVISLLLNRVRLARGEALYLRAGNIHAYLRGLGIELMAASDNVLRGGLTPKHIDVSELVDVLDFTPIEPPRLEPEATSPGVRTFRPDVPDFVLHRVEPGASEARIVLDGPAIVLAEGGAVRLDGAADAIDVPRGGAVYVTPDERELVVTGAGVAWVATTGAGIGASLE; encoded by the coding sequence ATGTTTGTCGCGATCCGCAACACTCCGCGTGACTACGCGTGGGGTTCGACCAACGACATCGCCGCGTTCCTCGGCACCGCTCCGTCCGGAGGCCCGGAGGCCGAGCTCTGGCTCGGCGCGCACCCCGGTTCGCCCGCCCGGATCGTCGACCCCGCGCAGACCGGCGGGGCAGCCGATCTCGCCGAGTGGATCGCCGCAGACCCCGAGCGTGCGCTCGGGCCGGGGCTCGGGGCATCCGGTCGTCTGCCGTTCCTCTTGAAGCTGCTCGCCGCCGGCGGTCCGCTGTCGCTCCAGGCGCACCCGACTCCCGAGCAGGCGCGGGCGGGGTTCGCCCGCGAGGAGGCCGACGGCGTCGCGATCGACGCCTACGACCGCAACTACAAGGACGCGTTCCACAAACCCGAGCTCATCGTCGCCGTGAGCGAGACGTTCGACGCCCTGTCGGGCTTCCGTCCCCTCGCCGAGGTGCGAGCCGTTCTGGCCGCACTCCGGCAGGCGGATGCCGCGGACGAGCAGCCCGATCCCGGCGCCCTCGACCTGCTGGAGTCCCATCTCGCGGGGGAGGACGGGCTCGAGCGGACGGTCGAATGGCTGCTGCAGGATGGTCGCGGCGGCGACACGGGACAGGCGTCGTGGGTGGTGGAGCGCGTCGTCCGGCTCGCGCCGGCCGCGTCGGCGGCGGCACCCGGCCTCGCGCGGTCGTTCGAGACGGTCGGCGAGCTCGCCGAGGCGTACCCCGGCGATCCGGGCATCGTCATCTCGCTGCTGCTCAACCGCGTGCGGCTCGCCCGCGGCGAGGCGCTGTACCTGCGCGCGGGCAACATCCACGCCTACCTCCGCGGACTCGGGATCGAGCTGATGGCCGCGAGCGACAACGTGCTGCGCGGCGGCCTCACACCCAAGCACATCGACGTGAGCGAGCTCGTCGACGTGCTCGACTTCACCCCCATCGAGCCGCCGCGGCTCGAGCCCGAGGCGACCTCGCCCGGCGTGCGCACGTTCCGGCCCGACGTGCCCGACTTCGTCCTGCACCGCGTGGAGCCCGGCGCCTCGGAGGCGCGGATCGTGCTCGACGGCCCGGCGATCGTCCTCGCCGAGGGGGGGGCCGTCCGGCTCGACGGCGCTGCTGACGCGATCGACGTGCCGCGCGGCGGCGCGGTCTACGTCACGCCCGACGAGCGGGAGCTCGTCGTCACCGGTGCCGGGGTCGCCTGGGTCGCGACGACGGGCGCCGGGATCGGGGCATCCCTCGAGTGA
- a CDS encoding WhiB family transcriptional regulator: MGNPEYRSGVPEDWFVDPVRLGVPGVRGNVDDDPLAWQSDALCAQTDPEAFFPEKGGSTRDAKKICTGCEVRAQCLEYALANDERFGIWGGLSERERRKLRKRAG; the protein is encoded by the coding sequence ATGGGCAATCCTGAATATCGTTCTGGGGTACCTGAGGATTGGTTCGTCGATCCGGTTCGCCTCGGCGTTCCGGGCGTTCGGGGGAACGTCGACGATGATCCGCTGGCCTGGCAGAGCGACGCGCTGTGCGCGCAAACCGATCCGGAAGCCTTCTTCCCTGAGAAGGGCGGATCGACCCGCGACGCGAAGAAGATCTGCACGGGCTGCGAAGTCCGGGCCCAGTGCCTCGAGTACGCGCTCGCGAACGACGAGCGGTTCGGGATCTGGGGCGGGCTCTCCGAGCGCGAGCGGCGCAAGCTCCGCAAGCGCGCGGGCTGA
- a CDS encoding acyl-CoA dehydrogenase family protein: MTFEPLASDFYSYERLLTDEEREALGRLRAWLEADVKPIIGGYWERAEFPMQVVKPLAELGVLSYAWGETKPFENSAVFRGFVALELARVDASVGTFVGVQNGLATGSISLAGSAEQRAEWIPKLASGEVIGAFGLTEPTSGSDSARGLRTTARREGDEWVLNGAKRWIGNATFSDITIIWAKDEADGQVKGFIVPTSTPGYTATKIEGKISLRPVQNADIALTDVRVPESLRLQNANSFRDTAAVLRATRAEVAWAAVGTAIGAYEAALAYAKDRVQFGRPIASHQLVQEHLVNAIGNITASLGMVVRASQMQDAGELRDEHSALAKAYATSRMRETVAWAREVCGGNGIVLEYDVARFFADAEALYSYEGTREMNTLIVGRAITGEAAFV, from the coding sequence ATGACCTTCGAACCGCTCGCCAGCGACTTCTACTCGTACGAGCGCCTGCTGACCGACGAGGAGCGCGAGGCGCTCGGTCGGCTCCGCGCGTGGCTCGAGGCCGACGTGAAGCCGATCATCGGCGGGTACTGGGAGCGCGCGGAGTTCCCGATGCAGGTCGTGAAGCCGCTCGCCGAGCTCGGCGTCCTCTCCTACGCGTGGGGGGAGACGAAGCCGTTCGAGAACTCGGCGGTGTTCCGCGGCTTCGTGGCCCTCGAACTGGCCCGGGTGGATGCCTCCGTCGGCACGTTCGTGGGGGTCCAGAACGGCCTCGCGACCGGGTCGATCTCGCTCGCCGGCTCGGCCGAGCAGCGGGCGGAGTGGATCCCCAAGCTCGCCTCGGGCGAGGTCATCGGCGCATTCGGCCTCACCGAGCCGACCTCCGGGTCCGACTCCGCGCGGGGCCTGCGCACCACGGCCCGGCGCGAGGGCGACGAGTGGGTGCTGAACGGCGCGAAGCGCTGGATCGGCAATGCGACCTTCTCGGACATCACGATCATCTGGGCGAAGGACGAGGCCGACGGACAGGTGAAGGGCTTCATCGTCCCGACCTCGACCCCCGGCTACACCGCGACGAAGATCGAGGGCAAGATCAGCCTGCGACCCGTGCAGAACGCCGACATCGCCCTCACCGACGTCCGCGTGCCCGAGTCGCTCCGGCTGCAGAACGCGAACTCGTTCCGCGACACGGCCGCGGTGCTCCGCGCGACGCGCGCCGAGGTCGCCTGGGCGGCTGTCGGCACCGCGATCGGTGCCTACGAGGCCGCGCTCGCCTACGCCAAGGACCGCGTGCAGTTCGGCCGGCCGATCGCCTCGCACCAGCTCGTCCAGGAGCACCTCGTGAACGCGATCGGCAACATCACCGCCTCGCTCGGCATGGTGGTGCGCGCCTCGCAGATGCAGGACGCCGGCGAGCTGCGCGACGAGCACTCGGCCCTCGCCAAGGCGTATGCCACCTCGCGCATGCGCGAGACCGTCGCGTGGGCGCGCGAGGTCTGCGGCGGCAACGGCATCGTGCTCGAGTACGACGTCGCCCGCTTCTTCGCCGACGCGGAGGCGCTGTACTCGTACGAGGGCACCCGCGAGATGAACACCCTCATCGTGGGCCGCGCGATCACCGGTGAGGCGGCGTTCGTCTGA
- a CDS encoding O-antigen ligase family protein → MTPARRRALTGAVATFALFTLFAGQFWRNLLGWWGFGAVALLVLSGIVWLVVTAKPAWNWRRVPKSTLAFLGIAALSIAWSAYPASSALAVASTLLTAFAGVALALCLPWDRFVGALAGALKWILGLSIAFELWVAIVVRRPVLPVFPDFDPAAYAESGEKIPMAFYWSRALLFDGGPIEGIVASRNLLAMTALLGVIVFGALLAAGSIRRAQGIGWLVVAGLTLVLTRSATVILVAGLVLAAWGFAAWARRVGPDRRRPVYLTAVLGLVASGTLLIVFWGRLLALFGKSEDVTGRFDIWNAVIGLATERPWAGWGWMSYWMPWVEPFNDLAERKGVVYLQAHNAWLDVWVQLGVIGVIAFASVVIGALWRSWFLAVDRPMDASGRPLPYSAASLVPLLVLVALIGQSLAESRLLVEGGFAVLLAIAWATKRRQWAPEPLPAAPARPRLDDERPSTDVQPAR, encoded by the coding sequence ATGACCCCCGCCCGTCGCCGCGCCCTCACCGGCGCCGTCGCGACGTTCGCGCTGTTCACCCTCTTCGCCGGCCAGTTCTGGCGCAACCTCCTCGGCTGGTGGGGCTTCGGCGCCGTGGCGCTCCTCGTGCTCTCCGGCATCGTCTGGCTCGTCGTCACCGCGAAGCCGGCGTGGAACTGGCGGCGGGTGCCGAAATCGACGCTCGCCTTCCTCGGCATCGCGGCGCTCTCCATCGCCTGGTCCGCGTACCCGGCCTCCTCGGCGCTGGCCGTCGCCTCCACGCTCCTCACCGCGTTCGCCGGGGTCGCGCTCGCGCTGTGCCTGCCATGGGACCGCTTCGTCGGCGCCCTCGCCGGGGCACTGAAGTGGATCCTCGGCCTGTCGATCGCGTTCGAGCTGTGGGTCGCGATCGTCGTCCGCCGGCCGGTGCTGCCCGTGTTCCCCGACTTCGATCCCGCGGCCTACGCGGAATCGGGCGAGAAGATCCCCATGGCCTTCTACTGGTCGCGCGCGCTGCTCTTCGACGGCGGGCCCATCGAGGGCATCGTCGCAAGCCGGAACCTGCTCGCCATGACGGCCCTCCTCGGCGTCATCGTCTTCGGCGCCCTGCTCGCGGCCGGCAGCATCCGCCGCGCGCAGGGCATCGGCTGGCTCGTCGTCGCCGGTCTCACCCTGGTGCTCACCAGGTCGGCCACGGTCATCCTGGTCGCCGGACTCGTGCTCGCCGCCTGGGGCTTCGCCGCCTGGGCCAGGCGCGTCGGCCCCGACCGGCGCCGCCCCGTCTATCTCACCGCCGTCCTCGGGCTCGTGGCATCCGGCACCCTGCTCATCGTGTTCTGGGGGCGTCTGCTGGCGCTGTTCGGCAAGAGCGAGGACGTCACCGGCCGGTTCGACATCTGGAACGCCGTCATCGGCCTCGCGACCGAACGCCCGTGGGCCGGCTGGGGCTGGATGAGCTACTGGATGCCCTGGGTCGAGCCGTTCAACGACCTCGCCGAACGCAAGGGCGTCGTGTACCTGCAGGCGCACAACGCCTGGCTCGACGTCTGGGTGCAGCTCGGCGTGATCGGCGTGATCGCGTTCGCCTCCGTCGTGATCGGCGCGCTGTGGCGATCCTGGTTCCTCGCCGTCGACCGCCCGATGGATGCCTCGGGCCGCCCCCTGCCGTACTCGGCCGCGTCGCTCGTGCCGCTGCTCGTACTGGTGGCCCTCATCGGACAGAGCCTCGCCGAGAGCCGCCTCCTCGTCGAAGGCGGATTCGCCGTGCTGCTCGCGATCGCCTGGGCGACGAAGCGACGGCAATGGGCGCCCGAGCCGCTTCCGGCCGCGCCCGCG
- a CDS encoding helix-turn-helix domain-containing protein, translating to MLQTIACIALPQMAPFEFGVICEVFGIDRREHGGPTFDFHVVAADPGPVRTKLGFDIVVNEGLDAARTADLVAVPASLIDQAPDERVLEVVRDAVDRGAWVLSVCSGSFTLGHAGVLRGRRATTHWMYTDRMAELFPDTEVDPDVLFVQDGKVVTGAGTAAGIDAALHIVRTELGQSAANIVARRMVVPPQRDGGQSQFIQTPVVEYRSDSFARITEWMLEHLDEDLTVDRLARKALMSPRTFARKFRAETGTTPNAWLNRQRLLRAQQLLEETDLTLEEIAREAGFGQAAVMRHHFLKVLQTTPTAYRRLFGVRTAAAGSPARVAAAAGAQHELIAAG from the coding sequence ATGCTCCAGACCATCGCCTGCATCGCCCTCCCCCAGATGGCGCCGTTCGAATTCGGCGTGATCTGCGAGGTCTTCGGCATCGACCGGCGCGAGCACGGCGGCCCCACCTTCGACTTCCACGTCGTCGCCGCCGACCCCGGCCCCGTTCGCACCAAGCTCGGCTTCGACATCGTCGTGAACGAAGGGCTCGACGCCGCGCGCACCGCCGATCTCGTCGCGGTCCCGGCCTCCCTCATCGACCAGGCGCCCGACGAGCGCGTGCTCGAGGTCGTCCGTGACGCCGTCGACCGTGGCGCCTGGGTGCTGTCGGTCTGCTCCGGCTCCTTCACGCTCGGGCACGCCGGGGTGCTCCGCGGCCGCCGCGCGACCACGCACTGGATGTACACCGACCGCATGGCCGAGCTGTTCCCCGACACCGAGGTCGACCCGGATGTGCTCTTCGTGCAGGACGGGAAGGTCGTGACCGGCGCAGGCACCGCCGCCGGCATCGACGCCGCGCTGCACATCGTGCGCACCGAGCTCGGACAGTCCGCCGCCAACATCGTCGCCCGGCGCATGGTCGTGCCTCCGCAGCGCGACGGCGGGCAGTCCCAGTTCATCCAGACCCCCGTCGTGGAGTACCGCAGCGACTCGTTCGCGCGCATCACCGAATGGATGCTGGAGCACCTCGACGAAGACCTCACCGTCGACCGCCTCGCCCGCAAGGCGCTCATGTCGCCCCGCACGTTCGCCAGGAAGTTCCGGGCCGAGACGGGCACGACGCCGAACGCCTGGCTCAACCGGCAGCGGCTCCTCCGCGCCCAGCAGCTGCTCGAGGAGACCGACCTGACGCTCGAGGAGATCGCCCGCGAGGCCGGGTTCGGTCAGGCGGCCGTCATGCGCCACCACTTCTTGAAGGTCCTGCAGACGACGCCCACGGCGTACCGCCGGCTGTTCGGCGTGCGAACCGCCGCCGCGGGCTCACCGGCTCGCGTGGCCGCAGCCGCCGGTGCTCAGCACGAGCTGATCGCCGCCGGCTGA
- the galE gene encoding UDP-glucose 4-epimerase GalE — protein sequence MSWLVTGGAGYIGAHVVRAFQAKGIETVVIDDLSSGRRAFLPDGTPFVQGTILDGPLLEDTFSRFPITGVVHLAGFKYAGVSVQRPLHTYQQNVTGTTTLLAAMAERGVERIVFSSSAAVYGTPDVDLVTEATEKHPESPYGESKLIGEWLLADQARATGLAHTSLRYFNVVGSGSDEIYDVSPHNLFPLVFDALLEGRTPRINGDDYPTPDGTCVRDYIHVADLADAHVVAAERLDAGAPLEPVYNLGSGDGVSVGEIMHAVAEVTGIAFQPEIGPRRTGDPARIVASGELAARDLDWRMRHTLEDMVRSAWEARRAAA from the coding sequence ATGAGCTGGCTGGTCACCGGAGGCGCCGGATACATCGGCGCGCACGTCGTGCGCGCATTCCAGGCGAAGGGCATCGAGACCGTCGTGATCGACGACCTCTCCTCGGGTCGGCGCGCCTTCCTCCCCGACGGCACGCCGTTCGTGCAGGGCACGATCCTCGACGGACCGCTCCTCGAAGACACGTTCTCCCGGTTCCCGATCACGGGCGTCGTCCACCTCGCCGGCTTCAAGTACGCGGGCGTCTCGGTGCAGCGCCCCCTGCACACCTACCAGCAGAACGTCACCGGCACGACGACCCTGCTCGCCGCGATGGCCGAGCGCGGCGTGGAGCGCATCGTCTTCTCCTCGAGCGCAGCCGTCTACGGCACGCCCGACGTCGACCTCGTCACCGAGGCCACCGAGAAGCACCCCGAGTCGCCGTACGGCGAGTCGAAGCTCATCGGCGAGTGGCTCCTCGCCGACCAGGCCAGGGCGACGGGGCTCGCGCACACCTCGCTCCGCTACTTCAACGTCGTCGGCTCCGGCAGCGACGAGATCTACGACGTCAGCCCGCACAACCTCTTCCCGCTGGTCTTCGACGCGCTCCTCGAGGGCCGGACGCCCCGCATCAACGGCGACGACTACCCGACGCCCGACGGCACCTGCGTCCGCGACTACATCCACGTCGCCGACCTCGCCGACGCGCACGTCGTCGCCGCCGAGCGCCTCGATGCCGGCGCGCCGCTCGAGCCCGTCTACAACCTCGGCTCCGGCGACGGCGTGTCCGTGGGTGAGATCATGCACGCGGTGGCCGAGGTCACGGGCATCGCCTTCCAACCGGAGATCGGTCCGCGCCGGACCGGCGACCCCGCGCGCATCGTCGCGTCGGGCGAACTGGCCGCGCGGGACCTCGACTGGCGCATGCGGCACACCCTCGAAGACATGGTCCGGAGCGCCTGGGAGGCCCGTCGCGCCGCGGCGTGA